GCGGGAGCGGTACCCGCTCGTGAGTCAGTCGCTGCTGCTCGCCGCGTCGGGACAGGTGCGCAACATGGCGACGATGGGCGGCAATGTGCTTCAGCGCACCCGTTGCGTGTACTTCCGCGATACCGCGAGCGCATGCAACAAGCGCGCGCCTGGCAGCGGCTGCTCCGGGATTCGCGGCTTCAACCGCCAACATGCCATTCTCGGGACGAGCGAGCATTGCATCGCGACGCACCCGTCGGATTTCGCGGTGGCGCTCGCCGCGCTCGACGCCACGGTGCGCGTGCGCGGTGTCCATGGCGACCGCACGCTTCCCTTCTCGACGCTGCACGTGTTGCCCGGCGCGCATCCCGAGCGCGAAACGGTGCTCGCGCCTGGCGACGTGATCACGGGTTTCGATCTGCCGGCGATATCGTTCGCGCGGCGGTCGATGTATTTGAAGGTGCGCGATCGCGCGAGCTTCGCGTTCGCGCTGGCCGCGGCTGCCGTCGCGCTCGACGTGCAGAATGGCACGGTGCGCGATGCACGCGTCGCGCTTGGCGGCATCGCAACGAAGCCGTGGCGCTCGCGCGAAGCAGAGCATGCGCTCATCGGCAAGCCCGCATCCGCCGCGACATTCCGCGCGGCAGCGAACGCCGCCCTCGCCGGTGCGAAGCCGCACAAGGACAACGCGTTCAAAGTGGAATTAGCCAAACGCACGCTCGTGCGCGCACTGACGGAGGTGTCGGCATGAGTCTCGGCCAGCCATTGGACAGAGTTGACGGACGTCTCAAAGTCACCGGCGGCGCGAAGTACGCGGCCGAGTTTGCGATACCGAACCTCGTGCAT
Above is a window of Gemmatimonadaceae bacterium DNA encoding:
- a CDS encoding xanthine dehydrogenase family protein subunit M; its protein translation is MIDFEYVTAADLDSAVRAGSTTAARFVAGGTTLIDLMKLDVERPARVVDLNPLVRRDASLASVSDLPNGGLRLGGLAHMSDVAWDTRVRERYPLVSQSLLLAASGQVRNMATMGGNVLQRTRCVYFRDTASACNKRAPGSGCSGIRGFNRQHAILGTSEHCIATHPSDFAVALAALDATVRVRGVHGDRTLPFSTLHVLPGAHPERETVLAPGDVITGFDLPAISFARRSMYLKVRDRASFAFALAAAAVALDVQNGTVRDARVALGGIATKPWRSREAEHALIGKPASAATFRAAANAALAGAKPHKDNAFKVELAKRTLVRALTEVSA